The following are encoded in a window of Armatimonadota bacterium genomic DNA:
- a CDS encoding Flp family type IVb pilin: MALIHSWVSSFLMRDEEEGQGLAEYALILALIAIVAIVALIFLGGQVSKILSTVGNSV, from the coding sequence ATGGCACTCATCCATTCCTGGGTCAGCTCGTTCCTCATGCGGGACGAGGAGGAGGGCCAGGGTCTCGCGGAGTACGCGCTGATCCTCGCGCTCATCGCGATCGTGGCAATTGTTGCCCTCATCTTCCTGGGCGGCCAGGTCTCGAAGATCCTCTCGACCGTCGGCAACTCCGTCTAA